One part of the Oscillatoria sp. FACHB-1407 genome encodes these proteins:
- the menA gene encoding 2-carboxy-1,4-naphthoquinone phytyltransferase, whose protein sequence is MTTKSLPLPKSKLWLAAIKPPMYSVAIMPILLGTAIAFAETGVLQARTLLTFLLSAILILAWENLANDVFDSETGIDRNKHHSLVNLTGSRSLIFWLGNFCLGLGIAGIVAIAWWQRDPTILILILVCCGLGYLYQGPPFRLGYQGLGEILCFLSFGPLAVSAAYYSQVQTWSAAALVASVILGISTTLILFCSHFHQVSDDIAAGKRSPIVRMGTRRGAQLLPWACGSLFGLTVLFVGLQWFPLWTLLIFGSMPSAVKLCSHVGKYHDQPEQVSNSKFIAVALHFWSGLLLCLGFVL, encoded by the coding sequence ATGACTACAAAATCTCTGCCTTTGCCTAAGTCTAAGCTGTGGTTAGCCGCCATTAAGCCGCCTATGTATAGCGTGGCGATTATGCCCATTTTGTTGGGAACGGCGATCGCCTTTGCGGAGACAGGTGTGCTTCAAGCCAGGACTCTGTTGACGTTTCTGCTATCTGCCATTTTGATTTTGGCGTGGGAAAACCTGGCAAATGATGTGTTCGATTCTGAGACAGGAATCGATCGCAATAAACATCATTCCCTGGTCAACCTGACGGGTAGTCGGTCGTTGATTTTCTGGTTGGGCAATTTTTGTCTGGGTTTAGGAATTGCGGGAATTGTGGCGATCGCCTGGTGGCAACGTGACCCAACGATCCTGATCTTGATTCTGGTCTGCTGTGGGTTGGGCTATCTCTATCAGGGTCCACCCTTTCGATTGGGCTATCAGGGTTTAGGCGAGATCTTGTGTTTCTTGAGCTTTGGTCCCCTGGCAGTATCGGCAGCCTATTACAGCCAGGTGCAAACCTGGTCAGCCGCTGCCTTAGTGGCATCGGTGATTTTAGGAATCAGTACAACTCTGATTTTGTTTTGCTCCCACTTTCATCAGGTGAGTGACGATATCGCCGCCGGAAAGCGATCGCCCATCGTGCGGATGGGAACTCGACGCGGGGCTCAGTTATTGCCGTGGGCGTGTGGGAGTCTCTTTGGATTGACCGTGTTGTTTGTTGGACTGCAATGGTTTCCCCTGTGGACGTTGCTCATTTTTGGCAGTATGCCCTCTGCTGTTAAACTTTGTAGCCATGTTGGCAAGTATCACGATCAGCCTGAGCAAGTCAGCAACAGCAAATTTATTGCCGTTGCGCTGCATTTTTGGAGTGGTCTTTTATTGTGTTTAGGGTTTGTCCTTTGA
- a CDS encoding TMEM14 family protein: MIGIIAAIAYGILALVGGIIGYAQAKSKMSLISGVISGVLLILCGVAQFRGVVWAGTLAAVITAVLIVVFVMRLTKTRKFMPAGLMAIAGGVALAALVADAFV, translated from the coding sequence ATGATAGGCATTATTGCAGCGATCGCCTACGGTATTCTTGCTCTGGTGGGTGGCATTATTGGCTATGCCCAGGCTAAAAGCAAAATGTCCCTGATTTCTGGTGTGATCAGTGGCGTCTTGCTGATTTTATGTGGTGTGGCTCAGTTTCGAGGAGTTGTATGGGCGGGCACCCTGGCTGCCGTGATTACCGCCGTGCTGATTGTGGTCTTTGTCATGCGACTGACTAAAACCCGCAAGTTTATGCCTGCGGGACTAATGGCGATCGCTGGAGGAGTTGCCCTGGCTGCACTCGTGGCTGATGCGTTTGTTTAA
- a CDS encoding isochorismate synthase → MPVALHQTDLFQDRKHLYQFLCFCQQKSLEKNQPQIASISSEIECIDPLILLQEFSQTNQPHFYFEKGAQGEAIVALGEAIAFETEGRQRFFEVQQFIQSCSEQFITTHAINPPTVTPHFFCGFTFFDSCKASKSPFSVATVLLPQWQIIHQQNQTQLTANLRIHAQSNIENLTDTLWQKYQAICRLKRHNFTFVHKTSNYDSNWKISDTHRFGATVNAALKAIRARHLNKIVLAHAVDVVSHRPFQWLQSLHSLRHSYADCCVFSIHNGKGQTFIGASPERLLRIRDRKLITDALAGSAPRGKTVIEDAESAQRLLNSEKEQREHRVVVDFLTQQLAQLGLTPHFPSAPTLLSLSNIQHLHTPIHAVVPSHLHPLSVLAQLHPTPAVAGMPREIAGELIRQYERFERSLYAAPLGWVDAQGNAEFIVGIRSALIDGAHARLYAGAGIVAGSDPDREVAEVRLKLQALLQALI, encoded by the coding sequence ATGCCAGTTGCACTTCATCAAACCGATCTATTTCAAGACCGCAAGCATCTGTATCAATTCCTCTGTTTTTGTCAACAGAAATCCCTTGAGAAAAACCAACCTCAAATTGCCAGTATTTCATCAGAGATAGAATGCATTGATCCTCTGATCCTGTTGCAAGAGTTTTCTCAAACCAATCAACCTCATTTCTATTTTGAAAAGGGTGCTCAGGGAGAAGCAATCGTTGCTTTAGGAGAGGCGATCGCCTTTGAAACTGAAGGGAGACAGCGTTTTTTTGAGGTTCAGCAATTTATCCAATCTTGCTCTGAGCAGTTCATCACCACTCATGCCATTAACCCACCGACAGTTACCCCTCATTTCTTCTGTGGGTTTACCTTTTTTGATAGCTGCAAGGCTTCTAAATCTCCTTTTTCCGTAGCGACGGTTTTACTTCCTCAGTGGCAAATTATTCACCAACAAAACCAAACTCAACTAACAGCAAATTTGAGAATTCATGCTCAATCAAATATTGAGAATTTGACTGACACACTTTGGCAGAAATATCAAGCAATTTGCAGATTAAAACGCCATAATTTTACGTTTGTACACAAAACTTCTAATTACGATTCAAACTGGAAAATCAGCGATACACATCGCTTTGGAGCAACCGTCAATGCGGCTTTAAAAGCGATTCGTGCTCGTCATCTCAACAAAATTGTGTTGGCTCACGCCGTTGACGTCGTGTCACATCGTCCCTTTCAATGGCTCCAATCTCTCCACAGCCTGCGCCACTCTTATGCAGATTGTTGTGTGTTCTCGATTCACAATGGCAAAGGACAGACGTTTATTGGAGCTAGCCCAGAGCGACTACTGCGCATTCGCGATCGCAAACTCATCACTGATGCTCTGGCAGGCTCAGCCCCCAGAGGCAAAACGGTCATTGAGGATGCAGAGTCAGCCCAACGCCTGCTCAACAGCGAAAAAGAGCAGCGAGAACATCGAGTCGTCGTGGACTTTCTCACCCAGCAACTCGCGCAATTGGGCTTGACCCCTCACTTTCCCTCCGCACCGACGTTGTTGTCATTGTCCAACATTCAGCATTTGCACACCCCCATTCATGCCGTGGTGCCAAGCCATCTGCATCCATTGTCTGTGTTGGCACAGCTTCACCCAACGCCTGCGGTTGCAGGAATGCCTAGAGAGATTGCAGGGGAACTGATTCGACAATATGAACGATTTGAGCGATCGCTCTATGCTGCTCCCCTGGGATGGGTTGATGCCCAGGGCAATGCGGAATTTATTGTCGGTATTCGCTCTGCCCTCATTGATGGGGCACATGCCCGCCTCTATGCAGGGGCAGGCATCGTAGCGGGATCAGATCCCGATCGCGAAGTCGCAGAGGTCAGGCTGAAACTGCAAGCCCTGCTTCAAGCATTGATTTGA
- a CDS encoding 4'-phosphopantetheinyl transferase family protein, whose translation MATYPVWTAPPATLELTPNTVHVWRVNTRSLAPQWQQFIHTLSEDEQIRANKYVADVHRQHFIVNRGILRSLLARYLQCAPSTLQFIYETYGKPQLANFPSHSPFSKECPLYFNVSHSHGTALYAIAFDRIVGIDLEYIRPIEVEPLTQRFFTPNEYEALCALPPQERQDAFFKLWTHKEALVKATGSGLQALKQFDVAFLLKPSLQPNQGLPNWFLHTIEIDATYKGAIAVQGEAVTLDYWLYTDFGF comes from the coding sequence ATGGCAACTTATCCTGTTTGGACGGCTCCACCTGCAACCCTCGAATTAACCCCCAACACGGTGCATGTGTGGCGAGTCAACACGCGATCGCTTGCGCCCCAATGGCAACAGTTTATTCATACCCTCAGTGAGGATGAGCAGATTCGAGCCAACAAGTATGTGGCTGATGTGCATCGGCAACACTTCATCGTCAACCGTGGCATTTTGCGATCGCTACTAGCCCGCTATCTCCAGTGCGCTCCGAGCACGTTGCAATTTATCTACGAGACATATGGCAAACCCCAACTAGCCAACTTTCCTAGCCATAGCCCCTTCTCAAAGGAGTGCCCACTGTACTTTAACGTCTCTCACTCCCATGGCACTGCTCTGTATGCGATCGCCTTCGACCGTATCGTCGGCATCGACCTGGAATATATTCGTCCGATCGAAGTTGAACCGCTGACCCAACGTTTTTTTACACCCAACGAATATGAAGCCCTTTGTGCGCTACCTCCCCAGGAACGGCAAGATGCCTTTTTTAAGCTCTGGACTCACAAAGAAGCCCTGGTGAAAGCAACAGGCAGCGGATTGCAGGCATTGAAACAGTTTGATGTCGCTTTTCTGCTCAAGCCATCCCTTCAGCCAAACCAGGGCTTGCCCAACTGGTTCCTTCACACTATTGAGATTGATGCAACCTACAAAGGGGCGATCGCCGTTCAAGGAGAAGCCGTCACGCTCGACTATTGGCTCTATACAGATTTTGGATTTTAG
- a CDS encoding DUF4079 domain-containing protein, with translation MSAADFATVLHPAIAVFFVFPLIGMVVNFAWQTRQRRLQAAQDGKSKIPPIVGPEHLKLGKWLSASVVGITLLGMAQPIVKKLVFDAQNWSANSTRFFIIVAFFIATIASLVLLYQARTPLWRGIFATLCGMGLIIIGFQKFQAGDGNLYPLIFRRDFEWQVSHFYYGVTAALLMIFSLAIVQDIYQDRSHRWRIVHTVLNCVALLLFIGQGMTGARDLLEIPLSWQSPYIQQLYQQNCQAQPCTVQPAAPAPPPGS, from the coding sequence ATGAGTGCTGCCGATTTCGCTACCGTGTTGCATCCGGCGATCGCCGTTTTCTTTGTCTTTCCCTTGATTGGAATGGTAGTTAACTTTGCGTGGCAAACCCGCCAGCGGCGATTGCAAGCTGCTCAAGATGGTAAGAGCAAGATTCCTCCAATCGTTGGTCCAGAACATTTGAAGCTGGGAAAGTGGCTCAGTGCATCGGTGGTAGGAATCACGTTATTGGGGATGGCTCAGCCCATCGTCAAAAAGCTAGTCTTTGATGCTCAAAACTGGTCTGCCAACTCCACCCGGTTTTTCATTATCGTGGCGTTCTTTATTGCCACCATCGCCTCCCTGGTGCTGCTATATCAGGCTCGTACACCGCTGTGGCGAGGCATTTTTGCAACTCTCTGTGGCATGGGGCTGATTATCATTGGTTTTCAGAAGTTTCAGGCGGGGGATGGCAATCTCTATCCCCTGATATTTCGGCGAGATTTTGAGTGGCAGGTTTCCCATTTCTATTACGGCGTTACGGCGGCTCTCTTGATGATTTTTTCGCTGGCGATCGTTCAGGATATCTACCAGGATCGGAGCCATCGTTGGCGCATCGTTCACACGGTGCTTAACTGCGTTGCGTTACTCTTGTTTATTGGGCAAGGCATGACGGGTGCTCGTGATCTGCTGGAAATCCCGTTGAGTTGGCAATCACCCTACATCCAGCAACTCTATCAGCAAAATTGTCAGGCACAACCCTGCACAGTCCAGCCTGCTGCGCCGGCTCCACCTCCCGGTTCATGA
- a CDS encoding glycosyltransferase family 2 protein: protein MATSQMVKERGRNSQSRKALRPQVTTIAMLGVVFLAGAITAAWFAGQGAIAKIFAQWNAMEQAPPLWLEVPMVAGRYLLLPSVILLIMVLVVMKISPSPRTWSRFFVVTILLALTLRYLLWRSLSTLNLDSPINGVFSLGLFVMELLVLGSSVIQLFLMLRVSDRRREADILSLDVLNSKFNPSVDVLIPTYNEPTFILRRTIIGCQALDYPNKTVYLLDDTRRPEMQELAKELGCEYMTRPDNRHAKAGNLNHAIAHTKGDLIVVFDADFVPTTNFLTRTVGFFQDPQVALIQTPQSFYNPDPIARNLGLENVLTPEEEVFYRQIQPIRDGVGSVVCAGTSFVVRRSALEETGGFFTGSLSEDYFTGIRLSAKGYRLIYLDEKLSAGLAAENIAAHATQRLRWARGTLQAFFIEANPLTIRGLSPLQRLAHFEGLLHWFTSIAQVVFLLMPLTYAWLGVIPIRATAAELLYFFLPYYIVQLAVFSWLNYRARSALLTNIYSLVLCFPLTVTVIQAILSPFSSGFKVTPKGTASDRFYFNWHLAWPLLIMFGLTAVSLWMNLGICMIKGAWQTTVPPEVAMQVKGIGLGWIWSLYNLMLLGIALLILLDAPRPHPHEWFDLRRTVRLTVDDQTFWGITTMVSEVGAEVALTQGGFPGIATAEPISVSLTILEEGLTLRGEVSRTGVYDEYPTVRIMFESMTLVQQRRLVEMLFCRPGQWRRHQTPGEFQSLFLLFRILLKPRVIFDRNADVSAVAVAKV from the coding sequence ATGGCGACTTCACAAATGGTCAAAGAGAGAGGGCGCAACTCTCAATCTAGAAAAGCTCTACGTCCTCAAGTCACCACGATCGCCATGCTAGGTGTGGTGTTTTTGGCAGGGGCAATTACTGCTGCCTGGTTTGCAGGTCAGGGAGCCATTGCCAAAATCTTTGCCCAATGGAACGCAATGGAGCAGGCACCTCCTCTGTGGTTAGAAGTGCCTATGGTAGCAGGACGCTACCTCCTTCTTCCGTCGGTCATTCTGCTCATCATGGTGCTAGTTGTTATGAAAATCTCGCCATCGCCACGAACGTGGTCCCGCTTTTTTGTCGTCACCATTCTGCTGGCACTAACGCTGCGTTATCTGCTGTGGCGATCGCTCAGCACCTTGAACCTCGACAGCCCAATCAATGGTGTGTTTAGTCTGGGGCTATTTGTGATGGAATTGTTGGTGCTCGGCAGCAGTGTGATCCAGCTATTTCTGATGTTGCGAGTCAGCGATCGCCGTCGAGAAGCTGACATTCTCTCGCTGGATGTGTTGAATAGTAAATTTAACCCCAGCGTTGATGTCTTGATTCCGACTTACAACGAGCCAACGTTCATCTTGCGGCGCACTATCATTGGCTGTCAGGCATTGGACTACCCCAATAAAACGGTTTATCTCCTGGACGACACACGCCGTCCTGAAATGCAGGAATTAGCCAAGGAACTGGGCTGCGAATACATGACCCGCCCAGATAACCGTCATGCCAAAGCAGGCAACCTGAATCACGCGATCGCCCACACCAAAGGGGATTTGATTGTAGTCTTTGATGCCGACTTTGTGCCCACTACTAACTTTTTGACCCGCACGGTTGGCTTTTTTCAAGATCCGCAGGTCGCCCTGATCCAAACCCCGCAGAGCTTTTATAACCCCGACCCGATCGCCCGCAATTTGGGTTTAGAAAACGTGCTCACGCCCGAAGAAGAGGTATTTTATCGCCAAATTCAACCCATTCGCGATGGGGTAGGCAGTGTCGTTTGTGCGGGAACCTCGTTTGTGGTGCGGCGCAGTGCCCTCGAAGAGACAGGCGGATTCTTTACCGGATCGTTGAGCGAAGATTACTTCACAGGCATTCGCCTATCCGCTAAGGGCTACCGACTCATCTATCTGGACGAAAAGCTGAGTGCCGGACTGGCTGCCGAAAACATTGCTGCCCACGCCACCCAGCGATTACGTTGGGCACGCGGCACATTGCAAGCTTTCTTTATTGAAGCCAATCCATTGACGATTCGCGGGTTAAGTCCGCTGCAACGATTGGCACACTTCGAGGGATTGCTGCATTGGTTCACCAGCATTGCTCAGGTCGTCTTTTTACTGATGCCACTCACCTATGCCTGGTTGGGTGTGATTCCCATTCGAGCCACTGCGGCTGAGTTGTTATATTTCTTTTTGCCCTATTACATTGTGCAGTTGGCGGTTTTTTCCTGGCTCAACTACCGCGCCCGCTCTGCCCTGTTGACAAATATTTATTCCCTGGTTCTCTGCTTTCCGCTGACGGTGACGGTGATTCAGGCAATTCTCAGTCCCTTCAGCTCTGGGTTTAAAGTCACCCCCAAAGGCACAGCCAGCGATCGCTTCTATTTCAACTGGCATCTCGCCTGGCCTCTCCTGATCATGTTTGGCTTAACAGCAGTCAGCCTGTGGATGAACCTGGGCATCTGCATGATTAAAGGGGCATGGCAAACTACCGTTCCTCCAGAAGTGGCAATGCAAGTCAAAGGCATTGGCTTGGGCTGGATCTGGAGCCTTTATAACCTGATGCTCCTGGGAATCGCGCTGCTGATATTACTCGATGCCCCACGTCCCCACCCCCATGAGTGGTTTGACCTGCGCCGCACAGTGCGATTAACCGTGGATGACCAAACCTTTTGGGGCATCACAACGATGGTATCTGAGGTCGGAGCAGAGGTCGCCTTGACTCAAGGTGGATTTCCTGGCATTGCTACAGCTGAGCCGATCAGTGTCAGCTTGACCATCCTGGAGGAAGGACTAACCCTGCGCGGAGAAGTGAGCCGAACCGGGGTCTATGACGAATACCCAACCGTTCGCATTATGTTTGAGTCAATGACCCTTGTACAGCAACGACGTTTAGTGGAGATGTTGTTTTGTCGCCCAGGACAATGGCGACGGCACCAAACCCCGGGCGAGTTTCAATCGCTATTTCTGCTATTTCGCATCTTGCTGAAACCCCGTGTCATTTTTGATCGCAACGCCGATGTGAGTGCAGTTGCAGTAGCCAAGGTTTAA
- a CDS encoding HAD family hydrolase, whose amino-acid sequence MNSRLLALKCGEGSFVVTIRCNEILFQNIQAIAFDKDGTLADSATFLRTLAQRRSRLVDAQIPGVQEPLLLAFGVDRQWLNPAGLMAVGTRRENEIAAAAYVAETGRDWLGALKLVEKAFVQADASMTRKADHTPLVEGALSLLQRLSSAGVRLGILSSDTTANVQDFVQRYELEPYFQLQMGTDGTLAKPDPKVLEQACACLGVSPQQTLVVGDSPVDIELAQAAIAAGCIAVHRELDNTSHLSKADVVIQHFDQIQLG is encoded by the coding sequence ATGAATTCGCGGCTTTTGGCCTTGAAATGTGGAGAGGGTAGTTTTGTGGTTACGATTCGCTGTAATGAGATCCTATTTCAAAATATCCAGGCGATCGCCTTTGATAAAGACGGCACTCTGGCAGATTCTGCAACATTCTTACGCACCTTAGCGCAGCGGCGATCGCGCTTGGTCGATGCTCAAATTCCAGGCGTGCAGGAACCGTTACTGCTGGCATTTGGAGTGGATCGGCAATGGCTCAACCCAGCAGGGTTAATGGCAGTAGGGACTCGCCGGGAGAACGAAATTGCTGCCGCTGCCTATGTGGCGGAAACCGGGCGTGACTGGTTAGGGGCACTCAAGCTCGTTGAAAAAGCATTTGTCCAGGCGGATGCATCCATGACACGCAAAGCCGACCATACGCCTTTAGTTGAGGGAGCTTTATCCCTTTTACAGAGGTTGTCATCAGCAGGGGTGAGGTTGGGTATTCTGTCGTCAGATACCACCGCCAATGTCCAGGATTTTGTGCAGCGGTATGAATTGGAGCCTTATTTTCAACTCCAGATGGGAACGGACGGCACGCTAGCCAAACCTGACCCTAAGGTGTTAGAACAGGCTTGTGCCTGCTTGGGAGTATCGCCTCAACAGACCTTAGTTGTGGGAGATTCTCCTGTTGATATTGAACTAGCTCAGGCAGCGATCGCCGCAGGTTGCATTGCTGTTCATCGGGAACTGGATAACACATCGCATCTATCCAAAGCAGATGTCGTGATTCAACACTTTGACCAAATTCAATTGGGGTAG
- a CDS encoding pentapeptide repeat-containing protein encodes MDVSYLLKCYEAGQRDFIGIDLRGANLKGATLIGVNLTGANLTGANFSRAFLTKANLSETFLNWADLSFAKLSEGDLSNADLTKANLAGAFLVKANFVGAKLSGANLSNCNLRSANLHRANLCSAKLEGINLRNATLSRANLNWANLSGARLSGANLQGAFLNGVNLKGAYLNGLDLQGIDLSGVNLTESNLHTKTSNRGLEGLHFAPYLSAVNGGTPQISVDHLIDIDVPKMALD; translated from the coding sequence ATGGACGTTAGCTACTTACTCAAATGCTACGAAGCAGGGCAGCGGGATTTCATTGGTATTGATCTCCGAGGGGCAAACCTGAAAGGGGCAACTCTGATTGGGGTCAACCTAACGGGCGCAAACTTGACGGGCGCAAACTTCAGCCGCGCCTTCTTGACCAAAGCCAATTTGAGCGAGACATTTTTAAACTGGGCAGATCTGAGCTTCGCTAAATTAAGCGAAGGAGATTTGTCAAACGCAGACTTAACCAAAGCTAACCTGGCTGGTGCTTTTTTAGTTAAAGCCAATTTTGTCGGGGCTAAACTCAGTGGAGCCAACCTGAGTAACTGTAACTTACGCAGTGCCAACTTACATCGGGCTAATCTATGCAGTGCCAAGCTAGAAGGCATCAACCTGCGCAATGCAACCCTGTCAAGAGCCAACCTCAATTGGGCTAATTTGAGCGGTGCTCGGCTCAGTGGTGCTAATTTACAAGGGGCTTTTCTCAATGGAGTCAATCTTAAAGGCGCATATCTCAATGGACTAGACTTACAGGGAATTGACCTCAGTGGGGTGAACTTAACTGAAAGTAATCTCCACACTAAAACGAGCAACCGTGGTCTGGAAGGATTACACTTTGCACCCTACTTGAGTGCGGTCAACGGTGGCACTCCTCAAATCTCAGTCGATCATCTCATCGACATTGATGTGCCGAAAATGGCTCTTGATTAA
- a CDS encoding DMT family protein: MLKPIILLCISNIFMTFAWYGHLKDLKAAPLWVAIAVSWAIAFLEYCFQVPANRLGSQYFNLPQLKVMQEVITMVVFAGFSVAYMKVPVTRNYFFAAMLLAGAAYLIFSEQPE, encoded by the coding sequence ATGCTCAAACCCATCATTTTGTTGTGCATCTCTAATATTTTCATGACCTTTGCCTGGTACGGTCACTTAAAGGATCTGAAAGCGGCTCCTCTGTGGGTGGCGATCGCGGTGAGTTGGGCGATCGCGTTTCTGGAGTATTGTTTTCAGGTGCCCGCTAATCGGTTGGGTAGTCAATATTTCAATTTGCCGCAACTCAAGGTGATGCAAGAGGTGATCACAATGGTGGTGTTTGCAGGCTTTAGTGTGGCGTATATGAAAGTGCCTGTGACTCGCAATTACTTTTTTGCAGCGATGCTTTTGGCAGGTGCAGCCTACCTCATTTTTAGTGAACAACCTGAGTGA
- the cutA gene encoding divalent-cation tolerance protein CutA — MGAETPNQYGVILVTAASQTEAEAIAQSLVTNHLAACVSLMPIQSVYTWQSKVCQEQEWQLVIKTNLELFPKLEAHIRSIHSYEVPEIIALPILMGSKPYLQWISEQTAGD; from the coding sequence ATGGGAGCAGAGACACCCAACCAATACGGTGTGATTTTGGTAACTGCTGCATCACAAACCGAGGCAGAGGCGATCGCCCAGTCTTTAGTGACCAACCATCTTGCCGCTTGTGTCAGCTTGATGCCAATTCAGTCGGTTTACACCTGGCAGAGTAAAGTCTGTCAAGAACAAGAATGGCAGTTGGTCATCAAGACCAATCTAGAACTGTTTCCTAAACTGGAAGCCCACATTCGATCTATTCATTCCTACGAAGTGCCAGAAATCATCGCCCTTCCAATTTTGATGGGGTCAAAGCCCTACCTGCAATGGATTTCAGAACAGACCGCAGGTGATTAG
- the metK gene encoding methionine adenosyltransferase, whose translation MPRRYLFTSESVTEGHPDKICDQISDTILDALLAQDPTSRVAAEVVVNTGLVLITGEITSSAQVNYVDLARQKIAEIGYTDAVNGFSAQSCAVLVALDAQSPDIAQGVNKAQEQREEASDEELDAIGAGDQGLMFGFACNETPELMPLPISLAHRISRRLAVVRKTGQLSYLRPDGKTQVTVIYEDGKPVGIDTILVSTQHTATIGDITDEAAVQAKIKEDLWSLVVQPVFSDIDVKPDAETRFLVNPTGKFVIGGPQGDSGLTGRKIIVDTYGGYSRHGGGAFSGKDPTKVDRSAAYASRYVAKNIVAAGLADKCEVQLSYAIGVARPVSIMVDTFGTGKIDDDRLLELVKQHFELRPAGIIRTFNLSRLPSERGGRFYQDVAAYGHMGRTDLELPWEQTDKAALLKEAATKELSGAAV comes from the coding sequence TTGCCCCGTCGCTACTTATTCACGTCCGAATCAGTTACAGAAGGTCATCCTGACAAGATTTGTGACCAGATTTCAGACACGATTCTCGATGCACTATTGGCTCAAGACCCAACGAGCCGAGTTGCTGCTGAGGTTGTGGTCAATACTGGATTGGTTTTGATTACTGGTGAAATCACCTCCTCAGCCCAAGTCAACTATGTTGATCTGGCTCGCCAAAAGATTGCTGAAATTGGTTACACAGACGCAGTCAATGGTTTCTCTGCTCAAAGTTGTGCGGTTTTAGTGGCATTGGATGCCCAGTCTCCTGATATTGCTCAAGGGGTCAACAAAGCGCAAGAACAGCGTGAAGAAGCCAGTGATGAAGAACTGGATGCGATCGGTGCAGGGGACCAAGGCTTAATGTTTGGGTTTGCTTGCAACGAAACCCCAGAACTCATGCCATTACCTATCAGCTTGGCTCATCGGATTTCACGCCGCTTAGCTGTGGTTCGTAAGACTGGGCAGTTGTCTTACTTGCGTCCCGATGGCAAAACTCAGGTCACGGTGATTTACGAAGATGGAAAACCTGTTGGTATTGATACCATCCTCGTCTCCACTCAGCACACCGCCACGATTGGCGACATCACTGATGAAGCAGCAGTGCAAGCCAAGATTAAAGAAGATTTGTGGTCGCTGGTGGTGCAGCCTGTTTTTAGCGATATTGATGTGAAGCCAGACGCTGAAACTCGTTTCCTGGTAAACCCCACTGGCAAATTTGTGATTGGGGGTCCTCAAGGTGACTCTGGTCTGACCGGACGCAAAATCATTGTAGACACCTACGGTGGTTACTCTCGTCATGGTGGTGGTGCCTTCTCTGGCAAAGACCCCACTAAGGTCGATCGCAGTGCCGCTTACGCAAGCCGCTATGTTGCTAAAAACATTGTTGCCGCAGGGTTGGCAGACAAATGTGAAGTGCAACTTAGCTATGCGATCGGCGTTGCTCGTCCAGTGAGCATCATGGTTGATACCTTTGGTACAGGTAAGATCGATGACGATCGCCTCCTGGAATTGGTGAAGCAGCATTTTGAGTTGCGTCCTGCGGGTATCATTCGCACCTTTAACCTCTCTCGTCTTCCATCTGAGCGGGGTGGCCGCTTCTACCAAGATGTAGCTGCCTATGGTCATATGGGGCGCACCGACCTGGAGTTGCCCTGGGAGCAAACTGACAAAGCGGCTCTCTTGAAGGAAGCTGCAACTAAGGAACTATCTGGCGCGGCCGTTTAA